One part of the Esox lucius isolate fEsoLuc1 chromosome 10, fEsoLuc1.pri, whole genome shotgun sequence genome encodes these proteins:
- the LOC109615581 gene encoding uncharacterized protein LOC109615581 isoform X1: MAFVQDNLFEQCAQRGCSHVYHSFSGLRKHLSKCCAIDRLHLDYGESSSNANSISLGDVGVLPNQNSTCESVLPKTNIENSCATVVAELKVAGVAETTINYVVSALEEVVGDVYSQTQESVKKSLSLEEPIKSLVESQIDQCFEKMQNPFVALNTESKRMQYFSDKWGKIDPVEYVLGTRFATRRNRTIGTFAQTIVKDKFVYIPILETIQSIYKHPKIKDMMMRDSQQIPNFLYDIQDGELFKNHALFSKQRHAVQIQLFFDEFECSNPLGSKKGIHKLGAIYFTLRNISPKYNFVPLVQDISTLETNGIQIPLFDHTVYGTIVQVTGDNLGVHSLFGFVESFSARYCCRFCLLEKEDFQTEFSEDSPKMSVRTKELHAEHCQSMQNNPSLPYVMGVKKSCLLNSLQYFHTTANFSVDIMHDILEGVGQYEMKLLLQHLIDNYTTPAEVHRRIQSFNYGFLEQNNKPPGVALREGSNDLGLNATQSWCLLRHLPIMFGDLVCPNDHHWYLFILLLQIVNIVFSSVISTGITIYLKYLIAEHHSLFKHLFPDKNLLPKHHFMVHYPSCMQKIGPLLHSWCMRYEAKHNFFKKQLKSFKNITKTLAKKHQCQIAYIWQTFDPNDMKLGPGKMTPLNEMEVGAEIAEKLNVPMWTKVLNVKWVKRCGITYRLGLAVCVQVQNEMPVFHVIQNIVIKDEQILLITTALKTFCLAEHVNSYKVAHTAEAPSVLEIRDILHHKLFDILMSYGLDSDLFIVPYCFI; the protein is encoded by the coding sequence ATGGCCTTTGTCCAGGACAACCTCTTTGAGCAATGTGCTCAAAGAGGTTGTTCACATGTTTACCATAGTTTTTCTGGATTACGAAAGCATCTCAGCAAGTGTTGTGCGATTGACCGTTTACACCTCGATTATGGTGAAAGCTCATCCAACGCCAACTCCATTTCACTAGGGGATGTAGGTGTTTTACCAAACCAAAATTCAACTTGTGAGTCTGTACTcccaaaaacaaatatagaaaacAGTTGTGCAACAGTGGTAGCCGAACTTAAAGTTGCTGGTGTCGCAGAGACAACTATTAACTATGTTGTTAGTGCTCTAGAAGAAGTGGTTGGAGACGTTTATAGTCAAACACAAGAGTCTGTGAAAAAGAGCTTATCTTTAGAGGAGCCCATAAAAAGTTTGGTTGAGTCTCAAATTGATCAGTGTTTTGAAAAAATGCAAAATCCTTTTGTGGCATTAAACACTGAGAGTAAGAGAATGCAGTACTTTTCGGACAAATGGGGGAAAATAGATCCTGTTGAATATGTTCTCGGTACAAGATTTGCTACACGGCGTAATAGAACAATTGGAACTTTCGCCCAAACCATTGTTAAGGATAAATTTGTATATATACCAATTCTTGAGACAATACAGTCGATTTATAAGCACCCTAAAATTAAAGATATGATGATGAGGGATTCACAACAAATACCAAATTTTCTTTATGACATACAAGATGGAGAATTATTTAAGAATCATGCGCTCTTTTCAAAACAAAGACATGCTGTTCAGATCCAGCTTTTTTTTGATGAATTTGAATGCTCAAATCCCCTTGGATCAAAAAAGGGAATACATAAATTAGGAGCTATCTATTTTACCCTTAGAAATATTTCCCCTAAATACAATTTTGTTCCGCTTGTTCAGGATATCTCAACACTGGAAACCAATGGAATTCAGATTCCTTTATTTGATCATACAGTTTATGGAACCATTGTCCAAGTTACTGGTGACAACCTTGGAGTCCATTCCTTATTTGGTTTTGTAGAATCTTTCAGTGCTAGGTACTGTTGCCGCTTTTGCCTACTAGAGAAAGAAGACTTTCAGACAGAGTTCAGTGAAGATAGTCCAAAGATGTCAGTGCGAACTAAAGAACTTCATGCTGAACATTGTCAGAGTATGCAGAACAATCCCAGTCTACCTTATGTAATGGGAGTAAAAAAGTCTTGCCTTTTAAATTCGTTGCAATATTTCCACACGACTGCAAATTTTTCAGTTGATATCATGCATGATATATTAGAGGGTGTCGGACAATATGAAATGAAATTACTCCTTCAGCACCTGATTGACAATTACACCACACCAGCAGAAGTACACAGAAGAATTCAGAGTTTCAACTATGGCTTCttggaacaaaacaacaaacctcCTGGTGTAGCATTAAGAGAGGGTTCCAATGACTTGGGCTTAAATGCCACCCAGAGCTGGTGTTTACTGCGTCATCTACCCATTATGTTTGGAGATCTTGTCTGTCCTAATGATCATCActggtatttgtttattttattgcttCAGATAGTCAATATAGTGTTTTCTTCAGTTATATCCACTGGTATcactatttatttgaaatacctGATTGCAGAGCACCACAGTTTGTTTAAGCATTTGTTTCCTGACAAGAACTTGTTGCCAAAGCATCATTTTATGGTGCATTACCCCAGTTGTATGCAGAAAATTGGACCATTGCTACATAGTTGGTGCATGCGTTATGAAGCGAAGCATAACTTTTTTAAAAAGCAGTTGAAAAGCTttaaaaacataacaaaaacattagcAAAAAAACACCAGTGCCAAATCGCTTACATTTGGCAAACATTTGATCCAAATGACATGAAATTAGGTCCTGGGAAAATGACTCCCTTAAATGAAATGGAAGTTGGTGCTGAGATTGCGGAGAAACTTAATGTACCTATGTGGACTAAGGTTCTAAATGTAAAATGGGTCAAGCGCTGTGGAATTACTTACCGTTTAGGATTAgcagtttgtgttcaagttcaaaatgaaatgcctgTATTTCATGTAATCCAGAATATTGTTATCAAAGATGAGCAGATCCTTTTGATTACAACTGCACTAAAAACGTTTTGTTTAGCTGAACATGTCAATTCTTACAAAGTTGCACATACTGCAGAAGCACCTTCTGTTTTGGAGATTAGGGATATTTTGCACCACAAGTTGTTTGATATTCTTATGTCTTATGGTTTGGATTCTGATTTGTTTATTGTACCATATTGTTTCATATAA
- the LOC109615581 gene encoding uncharacterized protein LOC109615581 isoform X2, whose translation MKRPRQPQTGGPTTDRDPFKEDTWLNDERQCQEAIALMKHTADEAVVKEKMRLTLAYRQKMLHDPKESSDILSIFPHFIDIPGLIDQDFGLLFGDATSAKVLEKWSTNIKPKVIAQSRGLTQTSELQDLIQNAEATEVEEGWDSDMSSILMLVHLLPPSSQGRKTPGKISARKACDCLVKFIKTGTSIQGHLDTIGESLQPYLLVVGPRRSRVQSCFIVIDKHALPCKASNSLACVDELFKAHFVFGTSYCQELTNVYNFLQTTVYDIDVETTKVNPRVAELRARMLQ comes from the exons ATGAAACGGCCACGACAACCACAAACAG GTGGGCCAACTACTGACAGAGATCCCTTCAAAGAAGACACCTGGTTGAATGATGAACGTCAGTGTCAGGAAGCAATTGCCCTGATGAAACATACAGCTGACGAGGCAGTGGTAAAGGAAAAGATGAGGTTAACACTTGCCTATCGCCAGAAGATGCTGCATGACCCTAAAGAGTCCTCTGATATTCTTTCTATTTTCCCGCATTTCATTGATATACCAGGCTTG ATTGATCAAGATTTTGGACTTCTATTTGGTGATGCGACCTCTGCAAAGGTGTTGGAGAAGTGGtctaccaacataaaaccaaaggTTATTGCACAGAGCCGTGGCCTCACACAGACTAGTGAGCTCCAAGACCTCATCCAAAATGCTGAAGCCACTGAAGTTGAAGAAG GTTGGGACAGCGACATGTCTTCCATTCTGATGCTGGTTCACCTTTTGCCACCCTCAAGTCAAGGCCGCAAAACACCGGGAAAGATCTCAGCGAGAAAAGCATGTGATTGTCTTGTGAAATTCATCAAG ACCGGTACCAGTATCCAAGGGCACTTGGATACCATTGGAGAGAGCCTCCAGCCATATCTGCTTGTTGTTGGGCCAAGGAGAAGTAGGGTCCAgtcttgttttattgttattgacaaACATGCTCTACCCTGTAAGGCCTCTAATTCACTGGCCTGTGTTGATGAGCTTTTCAAAGCTCACTTTGTCTTTGGCACCTCATACTGTCAGGAACTTACCAATGTGTACAACTTTCTGCAAACCACTGTCTATGACATAGATGTTGAAACCACCAAGGTGAATCCTAGAGTGGCTGAGTTAAGAGCTAGAATGCTCCAGTGA